A single region of the Halorussus gelatinilyticus genome encodes:
- the alaS gene encoding alanine--tRNA ligase → MSELEEEYRLDYFEEEGFVRKECTECGDFFWTRDPDRETCGEPPCEQYQFIDDPGFDEAYTLEEMREAFLSFFEGNDHERIEPYPVAANRWRDDVLLTQASIYDFQPLVTSGQTPPPANPLTISQPCIRMQDIDNVGKTGRHTMAFEMMAHHAFNAREDIEDPEQYAYQGEVYWKDETVQYCDEFFESMGADLEEITYIEDPWVGGGNAGPAIEVIYKGAELATLVFMSMEQDPDGEYEMKDGNRYSPMDTYIVDTGYGLERWTWMSQGTPTVYEAVYPEMIGFLKDNAGIDHTDEEEELVHRASKLAGHMDIDEAEDMEAARDNIARELDVSKSDLEALLEPLEDIYAIADHCRTLAYMLGDGIVPSNVGTGYLARMVLRRTKRLCDNVGVDAPLDELVDMQAERLEYENRDTIRDIVRTEVEKYRETLEQGGRRVERLAKEYAEKGRPIPTDELVELYDSHGIQPDMVEEIAAEFGTDVDVPDDFYSVVASRHDSGQAFEEEEDEDDRLADLPKTERQFYEDQYGTDFEAVVLDVFEREGEGEDGDAAYDVVLDQTMFYPEGGGQPADRGTLTTDDASVKVSDVQVRDGVILHRTDDEVGKGDIVRGKIDRERRRRLMRHHTATHLVVHAAREVLGEHVRQAGAQKGIDSSRIDIRHYERIDRETREEIEMVANELVMENTSVQQEWPNRHEAEEEYGFDLYQGGIPAGQNIRLVHVSEDVQACGGTHVRRTGDVGTIKILNTERVQDGVERLTFAAGEAAIEATQRTETALAEAADVLDVAPEEVPETAQRFFDEWKDRGKQIEDLKEQLAEARASGGGGGEEVEVGDVTAVVQRLDGDMDELRATANALVEDGKIAVIGSGADGATFVVAVPDGVGVNAGEVVGELAGKVGGGGGGPPDFAQGGGPDAEKLDEALDEAPDVLKQVQNA, encoded by the coding sequence ATGAGCGAACTCGAAGAGGAGTACCGCCTCGATTATTTCGAGGAAGAGGGCTTCGTCAGGAAGGAGTGTACCGAGTGCGGTGACTTCTTCTGGACGCGCGACCCCGACCGAGAGACCTGCGGCGAACCGCCCTGCGAGCAGTACCAGTTCATCGACGACCCCGGCTTCGACGAGGCCTACACCCTCGAAGAGATGCGCGAGGCGTTCCTCTCGTTCTTCGAGGGGAACGACCACGAGCGAATCGAACCCTACCCGGTCGCCGCGAACCGGTGGCGCGACGACGTGCTGCTCACGCAGGCGTCCATCTACGACTTCCAGCCGCTCGTGACGTCGGGCCAGACGCCGCCGCCCGCCAACCCCCTGACCATCAGCCAGCCCTGCATCCGGATGCAGGACATCGACAACGTGGGCAAGACGGGCCGCCACACGATGGCGTTCGAGATGATGGCCCACCACGCGTTCAACGCCCGCGAAGACATCGAGGACCCCGAGCAGTACGCCTATCAGGGCGAAGTCTACTGGAAAGACGAGACGGTCCAGTACTGTGACGAATTCTTCGAGTCGATGGGGGCCGACTTGGAGGAGATCACCTACATCGAGGACCCGTGGGTCGGGGGCGGCAACGCCGGACCCGCCATCGAAGTCATCTACAAGGGCGCGGAACTGGCGACGCTGGTCTTCATGTCGATGGAGCAGGACCCCGACGGCGAGTACGAGATGAAGGACGGCAACCGGTACTCGCCGATGGACACCTACATCGTGGACACGGGGTACGGTCTCGAACGCTGGACGTGGATGTCTCAGGGCACGCCGACGGTCTACGAGGCGGTCTACCCCGAGATGATAGGCTTCCTGAAGGACAACGCGGGCATCGACCACACCGACGAGGAAGAGGAACTCGTCCACCGCGCCTCGAAGCTCGCTGGCCACATGGACATCGACGAGGCCGAGGACATGGAGGCCGCCCGCGACAACATCGCCCGCGAGTTGGACGTGTCCAAATCGGACCTCGAAGCCCTGCTCGAACCCCTCGAAGACATCTACGCCATCGCGGACCACTGCCGGACGCTGGCGTACATGCTCGGCGACGGCATCGTCCCGAGCAACGTCGGCACGGGCTACCTCGCCCGGATGGTCCTCCGGCGCACGAAACGGCTCTGCGACAACGTGGGCGTGGACGCCCCGCTGGACGAACTCGTGGACATGCAGGCCGAGCGACTGGAGTACGAGAACCGCGACACGATTCGGGACATCGTCCGCACCGAGGTCGAGAAGTACCGCGAGACGCTCGAACAGGGCGGCCGCCGCGTCGAACGCCTCGCCAAGGAGTACGCCGAGAAAGGCCGGCCGATTCCGACCGACGAACTGGTCGAGTTGTACGACTCCCACGGCATCCAACCCGACATGGTCGAGGAAATCGCGGCGGAGTTCGGGACCGATGTGGACGTGCCCGACGACTTCTACAGCGTCGTCGCCTCGCGCCACGACTCCGGGCAGGCCTTCGAGGAGGAGGAGGACGAGGACGACCGTCTGGCCGACCTGCCGAAGACCGAGCGCCAGTTCTACGAGGACCAGTACGGCACCGACTTCGAGGCCGTGGTCCTCGACGTGTTCGAGCGCGAGGGCGAAGGCGAGGACGGCGACGCCGCCTACGACGTGGTGCTGGACCAGACGATGTTCTACCCCGAAGGTGGCGGCCAACCCGCCGACCGCGGGACCCTGACCACCGACGACGCCAGCGTGAAGGTCAGCGACGTGCAGGTACGGGACGGCGTCATCCTCCACCGGACCGACGACGAAGTCGGGAAGGGCGACATCGTCCGCGGGAAGATAGACCGCGAGCGCCGGCGTCGGCTGATGCGCCATCACACCGCGACCCACCTCGTCGTCCACGCGGCCCGCGAGGTGCTGGGCGAACACGTCCGACAGGCGGGCGCGCAGAAGGGCATCGACAGCTCTCGCATCGACATCCGCCACTACGAGCGCATCGACCGCGAGACCCGAGAAGAGATAGAGATGGTCGCCAACGAGCTCGTGATGGAGAACACGTCGGTCCAGCAGGAGTGGCCCAACCGCCACGAGGCCGAGGAGGAGTACGGCTTCGACCTTTATCAGGGCGGCATCCCCGCGGGCCAGAACATCCGGCTCGTCCACGTCTCCGAGGACGTGCAGGCCTGCGGTGGCACCCACGTCCGGCGCACGGGCGACGTGGGCACCATCAAGATTCTGAACACCGAGCGCGTGCAGGACGGCGTCGAGCGACTCACCTTCGCCGCGGGCGAGGCCGCCATCGAGGCGACCCAGCGCACCGAGACCGCCCTCGCGGAGGCCGCCGACGTGCTGGACGTGGCTCCCGAGGAGGTGCCCGAGACCGCCCAGCGGTTCTTCGACGAGTGGAAGGACCGCGGCAAGCAGATAGAGGACCTGAAAGAACAACTCGCGGAGGCCCGCGCCTCTGGCGGTGGCGGCGGCGAGGAGGTCGAGGTCGGCGACGTGACCGCGGTCGTCCAGCGTCTCGACGGCGACATGGACGAACTCCGGGCGACCGCGAACGCCCTCGTGGAGGACGGCAAAATCGCGGTCATCGGGAGCGGCGCGGACGGCGCGACGTTCGTGGTCGCGGTGCCCGACGGCGTCGGCGTCAACGCGGGCGAGGTCGTCGGCGAACTCGCCGGGAAGGTCGGCGGCGGCGGCGGCGGCCCGCCGGACTTCGCGCAGGGCGGCGGTCCGGACGCCGAGAAGTTGGACGAGGCGCTGGACGAGGCCCCGGACGTGCTGAAGCAGGTTCAGAACGCCTGA
- a CDS encoding YihY/virulence factor BrkB family protein, whose amino-acid sequence MGGRGREVWGATKRVVRASWREIHDQNITFMAGSIAYHAFVSMLPLLLFALVILTMVGNEAFTASVADVTEPFLTDYARDLLAESFDVATAEAGVSVVGAVTLLWGMSKIFRGLDVAFSQIYGTDPNKPLLAQLENALVVFVALGTAVAAFLVAGAVASRVPDLPYPAVFDPLVLTLGLGVAFFPIYYVFPDADVTPSEVLPGVAVAAVGWTTLEALFQGYVTLAGRYEAVYGALGSAFLLLIWLYFGSLVLLVGAVVNAVLAGRIRDERALAALDPEYDAPERAGASRTDRGPNAPRGRASDRAPRTERGPTGNSISTDESRSAGERTRTAELSRPDAERPRSDAELRRADERLDADDERLREELRRLEADNARLRRVNDALNRRLARRRSVLERAKRWLFDR is encoded by the coding sequence ATGGGTGGTCGGGGGAGAGAGGTCTGGGGGGCGACCAAGCGGGTCGTCCGCGCGTCGTGGCGCGAGATACACGACCAGAACATCACGTTCATGGCCGGGAGCATCGCCTACCACGCCTTCGTCTCGATGCTGCCGCTGTTGCTGTTCGCCCTCGTGATTCTCACGATGGTCGGCAACGAGGCGTTCACGGCGTCGGTCGCCGACGTCACCGAGCCGTTTCTGACCGACTACGCCCGCGACCTGCTGGCCGAATCGTTCGACGTCGCCACCGCCGAGGCCGGCGTGTCGGTCGTCGGCGCGGTGACGCTCCTGTGGGGCATGTCGAAGATTTTCCGGGGACTCGACGTGGCGTTCTCCCAGATTTACGGTACCGACCCGAACAAGCCCCTGCTCGCGCAACTGGAGAACGCTCTCGTCGTGTTCGTCGCGCTCGGGACCGCCGTCGCCGCTTTCCTCGTCGCGGGCGCGGTGGCCTCGCGCGTGCCCGACCTACCGTACCCCGCGGTGTTCGACCCGCTCGTCCTCACGCTCGGTCTCGGCGTCGCGTTCTTTCCCATCTACTACGTCTTCCCCGACGCTGACGTGACGCCCAGCGAGGTCCTGCCCGGCGTCGCCGTCGCCGCCGTCGGGTGGACCACGCTGGAGGCGCTGTTTCAGGGTTACGTCACGCTCGCCGGGCGCTACGAAGCGGTGTACGGCGCGCTCGGGAGCGCGTTCCTCCTGCTCATCTGGCTCTACTTCGGCAGTCTCGTCCTGCTGGTCGGCGCGGTCGTCAACGCGGTCCTCGCGGGTCGCATCCGCGACGAGCGCGCGCTGGCGGCCCTCGACCCGGAGTACGACGCGCCGGAGCGGGCCGGAGCGTCCCGCACCGACCGCGGACCGAACGCGCCTCGCGGCCGCGCGTCGGACCGCGCCCCGCGGACGGAACGCGGTCCGACCGGCAACTCGATTTCGACCGACGAGTCCCGGTCGGCCGGCGAGCGCACGCGGACGGCGGAACTGTCGCGCCCGGACGCCGAGCGACCTCGCTCCGACGCCGAACTCCGCCGGGCCGACGAGCGACTCGACGCCGACGACGAACGGCTTCGTGAGGAACTGCGACGACTGGAGGCCGACAACGCGCGACTCCGCCGGGTCAACGACGCGCTGAATCGGCGACTCGCCCGCCGCCGGTCGGTCCTCGAACGGGCGAAGCGGTGGCTGTTCGACCGGTAG
- the dps gene encoding DNA starvation/stationary phase protection protein Dps: protein MTQRQSRRRRQFRRSERRGNQQSGSGQQSQSGQRPTRTYRSAVGLPDETRRAMVGLLNQSLADTTDLMTQCKFAHWNVKGMNFYQLHLLFDEIAETFEDHADIIAERATALGGEATGTVRSAASTTRIPEIPPDATTGPEYVAALVERVGVHANHLRREIEIAVEHDDEDTADMFTELSREVDKQLYFLEAHLQAVTPEAIPESPGGTLQGDQSSQYREQSQADQQVGQRIPITEQSQAGSQNSTGQQNSTDPSQTGQQTEAGQQPQSGQQPQSGQPPHQRRYGTGGR, encoded by the coding sequence ATGACACAGCGACAGTCACGACGACGCCGACAGTTCCGACGAAGCGAACGGCGAGGGAACCAGCAGTCCGGGTCCGGCCAGCAGTCTCAGTCCGGTCAGCGTCCCACCCGGACGTACCGGAGCGCGGTCGGCCTGCCGGACGAGACCCGGCGGGCGATGGTCGGGTTGCTCAACCAGAGCCTCGCCGACACCACCGACCTGATGACCCAGTGCAAGTTCGCCCACTGGAACGTCAAGGGGATGAACTTCTACCAGTTGCACCTCCTGTTCGACGAGATCGCCGAGACGTTCGAGGACCACGCCGACATCATCGCCGAGCGAGCGACCGCGCTCGGCGGCGAAGCGACCGGCACCGTCCGGAGCGCGGCCTCGACCACTCGGATTCCCGAGATTCCGCCCGACGCGACCACCGGCCCGGAGTACGTCGCGGCGCTGGTCGAGCGCGTCGGCGTCCACGCCAACCACCTCCGGCGGGAAATCGAAATCGCGGTCGAACACGACGACGAGGACACCGCCGACATGTTCACCGAACTCTCCCGCGAGGTGGACAAGCAACTGTACTTCCTCGAAGCGCACCTGCAAGCGGTGACGCCCGAGGCGATTCCCGAGAGTCCGGGCGGGACGCTACAGGGCGACCAGTCGTCGCAGTACCGCGAGCAGTCGCAGGCGGACCAGCAGGTCGGCCAGCGGATTCCGATTACCGAGCAATCGCAGGCGGGGTCACAGAACTCGACCGGCCAGCAGAACTCGACTGACCCGAGTCAGACCGGCCAGCAGACAGAGGCGGGCCAGCAACCGCAGTCCGGCCAGCAACCGCAGTCCGGCCAACCGCCGCACCAGCGCCGGTACGGAACGGGCGGACGGTAA
- a CDS encoding HD domain-containing protein, whose translation MKAIKDSVHDHVPVCDLAADLLDTPELQRLRHIKQLSTVRLVYPSANHTRFEHSLGVYHLARKACSLLGVEGERALAVRAAALLHDVGHGPYGHQTEGIIERRLGRHHDEVADLLGSGRLADVLERHGLDPAEVAALVEGRGRLGQLVAGELDVDRMDYLVRDAHHTGVPYGTIDHSRLLAALQFRDDDLVLSGGNVQTAEGTLVARALMNATVYRHHVSRIAGAMLERAGERLLDATDLAAEEFARMTDDRLLAALRDCEATAEAARRLEHRDLYKRAVWAKLDAVPPEVVTADREAVRSFERDVASVAGVAPEAVLVDTPGEPSMPETSTRVVVDGEVRRLADESPLVEGLRAAGRAQWRLGVYAPEESLPEVEAAAERVLGLADR comes from the coding sequence ATGAAGGCCATCAAGGATAGCGTCCACGACCACGTCCCCGTCTGCGACCTCGCGGCCGATCTGCTCGATACGCCCGAACTCCAGCGGTTGCGCCACATCAAGCAACTCAGCACGGTCAGACTCGTCTACCCCTCCGCGAACCACACCCGATTCGAACACAGTCTCGGCGTCTACCACCTCGCTCGAAAAGCCTGCTCGCTCCTCGGCGTCGAGGGCGAGCGCGCGCTGGCGGTCCGGGCGGCCGCGCTCCTCCACGACGTGGGCCACGGTCCCTACGGCCACCAGACCGAGGGCATCATCGAACGCCGACTCGGGCGACACCACGACGAGGTGGCCGACCTGCTCGGGTCGGGACGACTCGCCGACGTGCTGGAGCGCCACGGTCTCGACCCCGCCGAGGTCGCCGCGCTGGTCGAAGGGAGGGGTCGACTCGGCCAACTGGTCGCCGGGGAACTCGACGTGGACCGGATGGACTACCTCGTCCGGGACGCCCACCACACCGGCGTCCCCTACGGCACCATCGACCACTCGCGCCTGCTGGCCGCGCTCCAGTTCCGCGACGACGACCTCGTGCTCTCCGGGGGTAACGTCCAGACCGCCGAGGGGACGCTCGTGGCGCGGGCGCTGATGAACGCCACCGTCTACCGCCACCACGTCTCGCGCATCGCGGGCGCGATGCTCGAACGCGCGGGCGAGCGCCTGCTCGACGCCACCGACCTCGCCGCCGAGGAGTTCGCCCGGATGACCGACGACCGACTGCTCGCGGCGCTGCGCGACTGCGAGGCGACCGCCGAGGCGGCCCGGCGACTCGAACACCGCGACCTCTACAAGCGGGCGGTCTGGGCCAAACTCGACGCCGTGCCCCCGGAGGTCGTGACCGCCGACCGCGAGGCGGTCCGGTCGTTCGAGCGGGACGTCGCGTCCGTGGCCGGCGTCGCGCCCGAGGCCGTGCTGGTCGATACCCCCGGCGAACCGAGCATGCCCGAGACCTCGACGCGCGTGGTCGTGGACGGCGAGGTCCGGCGACTCGCCGACGAGTCGCCGCTGGTCGAGGGACTGCGCGCGGCGGGCCGCGCGCAGTGGCGACTCGGCGTCTACGCGCCCGAGGAGTCGCTTCCCGAGGTCGAGGCGGCCGCGGAGCGCGTACTCGGGTTGGCGGACCGATAA
- a CDS encoding alpha/beta fold hydrolase — protein MPYADNDGVFLHYEVGGDGAVEPDAPVVLLSDAGYGPWQWGWQFSALAGPFEVVVPATRGTGDSDAPDQTASDSDTSDSGASESYSVETLAADLEAVLADHGARKAHLVGAGLGGMVALRYALDFSRARSLSLLGTSPGGPRATPVADGLRERLAADPGDSASLRTSLEPVAGAELLETDDLVERIVSWRRDEDAAPAVQRAHFDAMAEFDASDGLYEITIPALVCHGDDDRVVPAEDGRLLADGLPKGEFAAFPGEHLFYVERSREVNDELVGFLTDRTEE, from the coding sequence ATGCCTTACGCGGACAACGACGGCGTTTTTCTCCACTACGAAGTTGGCGGCGACGGCGCGGTCGAACCCGACGCGCCGGTCGTCCTGCTGTCCGACGCGGGCTACGGCCCGTGGCAGTGGGGCTGGCAGTTCTCGGCGCTCGCCGGTCCCTTCGAGGTCGTCGTCCCCGCCACGCGCGGGACCGGCGATTCGGACGCACCGGACCAGACCGCCTCCGACTCGGACACCTCCGATTCCGGCGCGTCCGAGTCCTACAGCGTCGAGACGCTCGCCGCGGACCTCGAAGCCGTCCTCGCCGACCACGGCGCGCGCAAAGCCCACCTCGTCGGCGCGGGACTGGGCGGGATGGTCGCGCTCCGGTACGCCCTCGACTTCTCGCGCGCCCGGTCGCTGAGTCTGCTCGGCACCTCGCCCGGCGGCCCGCGAGCGACCCCCGTCGCCGACGGCCTGCGCGAGCGACTGGCGGCGGACCCCGGCGACTCGGCCTCGCTCCGAACGTCGCTCGAACCCGTCGCCGGCGCGGAACTGCTGGAGACCGACGACCTCGTGGAGCGCATCGTGTCGTGGCGGCGCGACGAGGACGCCGCTCCCGCAGTCCAGCGCGCCCACTTCGACGCGATGGCCGAGTTCGACGCCAGCGACGGCCTCTACGAGATTACGATTCCGGCGCTGGTCTGTCACGGCGACGACGACCGCGTGGTTCCGGCCGAGGACGGCCGACTGCTGGCCGACGGTCTCCCGAAGGGCGAGTTCGCGGCGTTCCCCGGCGAGCATCTCTTCTACGTCGAGCGCTCGCGGGAGGTCAACGACGAACTGGTCGGGTTCCTGACCGACCGCACCGAGGAGTAA
- a CDS encoding class I adenylate-forming enzyme family protein, with the protein MTLSLERRAALWGDRTAVVDASADRRVSYADLESEADAMARRLAALGVGPGDPVAVVSRNRIETLALLFAVRRLGGIFAPVSHRLTPATVEEPLETIDPEVVVHEAGQRDLVRELPDERTHSFEELGRHEGADYESVDRDAEDSLVYLHTKAEADRPAVGEDEGRSRPGESLNEDPTTAPRVVDYPARAVEWNCVTAAAAWGLGRGDCAPALLPFSDADGLLGLVLPLLYVGGRVALLRAFRPEDALAAVAEEGATALFAGATEYRELVAADEFAATDFSGVEWIATRSRLPADAREELARHAPVVRTYGRVETGPNALFVPPGESGSAADAPDRDADRVGRPFPDCEVRVAADDGTPVEDGELGEIRCRGAVTPKGRLTDDGTTETFPDWVPTGDLGFREGGDYYLLGRASEAFESGESAASAESADSTDPARVHPREVERALESEPDVTAAGVVPDDEGVLAAFVGDADPGELRGTLADSLPEGVAIRELNRVESLPRRATGELDRAALRRQLDDEERIDE; encoded by the coding sequence ATGACGCTCTCGCTCGAACGCCGGGCCGCGCTGTGGGGGGACCGAACTGCGGTGGTGGACGCGAGCGCCGACCGGCGGGTAAGCTACGCCGACCTCGAATCCGAGGCCGACGCGATGGCCCGACGCCTCGCGGCGCTCGGGGTCGGGCCGGGCGACCCGGTGGCGGTCGTCTCGCGCAATCGAATCGAGACGCTGGCGCTGTTGTTCGCGGTCCGGCGACTCGGCGGGATTTTCGCGCCGGTTTCACACAGGCTCACGCCCGCCACCGTCGAGGAACCGCTGGAGACCATCGACCCGGAAGTCGTCGTCCACGAGGCCGGACAGCGCGACCTCGTGCGCGAACTGCCCGACGAGCGGACTCACTCCTTCGAGGAGTTGGGCCGCCACGAGGGCGCGGACTACGAAAGCGTCGACCGCGACGCAGAGGACTCGCTGGTCTACCTGCACACGAAGGCCGAGGCCGACCGCCCCGCGGTCGGGGAGGACGAGGGGCGCTCGCGCCCCGGCGAGTCGCTGAACGAGGACCCGACGACGGCCCCGCGGGTGGTGGACTACCCGGCGCGAGCGGTCGAGTGGAACTGCGTCACCGCCGCGGCGGCGTGGGGACTGGGCCGGGGCGACTGCGCGCCCGCGCTGCTCCCGTTCTCGGACGCCGACGGACTCCTCGGACTCGTCCTTCCGCTGCTCTACGTCGGCGGTCGGGTCGCGCTCCTCCGGGCGTTCAGGCCCGAGGACGCGCTGGCCGCGGTCGCCGAGGAGGGCGCGACCGCGCTGTTCGCGGGGGCGACCGAGTACCGCGAACTCGTCGCCGCCGACGAGTTCGCGGCGACCGACTTCTCGGGCGTCGAGTGGATAGCCACGCGGTCCCGACTCCCGGCCGACGCCCGCGAGGAGTTGGCCCGGCACGCGCCCGTGGTCCGGACCTACGGCCGAGTCGAGACCGGCCCGAACGCGCTGTTCGTGCCGCCCGGCGAGTCCGGAAGCGCGGCCGACGCCCCGGACCGCGACGCCGACCGGGTGGGCCGACCGTTCCCCGACTGCGAGGTCCGGGTCGCCGCCGACGACGGAACGCCGGTGGAAGACGGCGAACTCGGGGAGATCCGGTGCCGAGGAGCCGTGACCCCGAAGGGTCGACTGACGGACGACGGGACGACGGAGACGTTCCCCGACTGGGTGCCGACCGGCGACCTCGGCTTCCGCGAGGGCGGCGACTACTACCTGCTCGGGCGAGCGAGCGAGGCGTTCGAGTCCGGCGAGTCGGCGGCGTCCGCCGAGTCGGCAGACTCGACCGACCCGGCCCGCGTCCATCCCCGCGAAGTCGAGCGCGCGCTGGAGTCCGAACCGGACGTGACCGCGGCGGGGGTCGTCCCGGACGACGAGGGCGTGCTGGCGGCGTTCGTCGGCGACGCGGACCCCGGCGAGTTGCGGGGTACGCTCGCCGACTCGCTCCCCGAGGGCGTGGCGATTCGGGAACTGAATCGCGTCGAGTCGCTCCCCAGACGGGCGACCGGCGAACTCGACCGGGCGGCGCTCCGGCGGCAACTGGACGACGAGGAGCGCATCGACGAGTAG
- a CDS encoding DHH family phosphoesterase — MSKSAELHDLLADGEELTIVCHNNPDPDCLASALALGRIAAHAGIDERRILYSGDISHQQNRAFVNLLELDLQQFDPESVGERAADSLVAFVDHSVPGVNNEVPEDVPVDVVIDHHPAEGIDARFADHREEVGATATILTEYVHELDVAFDQTLATGLLFAIRRETLGFLRGVTGDEYDAARILHEFADPDMLRRLSTPAVSGATVDAIADAVDNRVVRGSVLISHVGRTNERDALPQAADYLATLEGVETAIVFGIVDDEIELSARSTDSRVHVGNVLRDIFEDVGSAGGHREMAGGQIPLGVFADLTADGTDAELVGIVARVVTNRLVSGLKLADESGASGGSSASDTSGAPAESGTDGA, encoded by the coding sequence ATGAGCAAGTCCGCGGAACTCCACGACCTGCTGGCCGACGGCGAGGAGTTGACCATCGTCTGTCACAACAATCCCGACCCCGACTGTCTGGCGAGCGCGCTCGCGCTGGGTCGCATCGCGGCCCACGCCGGAATCGACGAGCGACGCATCCTCTACAGCGGCGACATCTCCCACCAGCAGAACCGCGCGTTCGTCAACCTGCTCGAACTCGACCTGCAGCAGTTCGACCCCGAGTCGGTCGGCGAGCGCGCGGCGGACTCGCTGGTCGCGTTCGTGGACCACTCCGTGCCCGGCGTCAACAACGAGGTGCCCGAGGACGTACCGGTGGACGTCGTCATCGACCACCACCCCGCCGAGGGAATCGACGCGCGGTTCGCGGACCACCGCGAGGAGGTGGGCGCGACCGCGACCATCCTGACCGAGTACGTCCACGAACTCGACGTGGCCTTCGACCAGACGCTGGCGACCGGCCTGCTGTTCGCCATCCGGCGGGAGACGCTGGGGTTCCTCCGGGGCGTGACCGGCGACGAATACGACGCGGCCCGGATTCTCCACGAGTTCGCCGACCCCGACATGCTCCGGCGGCTCTCGACCCCGGCGGTCAGCGGCGCGACGGTGGACGCCATCGCCGACGCGGTGGACAACCGGGTGGTCCGCGGGTCGGTCCTCATCTCGCACGTCGGCCGGACGAACGAGCGCGACGCGCTCCCGCAGGCCGCCGACTACCTCGCCACGCTGGAGGGCGTCGAGACCGCCATCGTCTTCGGCATCGTGGACGACGAGATAGAACTCAGCGCGCGCTCGACCGACTCGCGGGTCCACGTCGGCAACGTCCTCCGCGACATCTTCGAGGACGTGGGGAGCGCGGGCGGCCACCGCGAGATGGCCGGCGGCCAGATTCCGCTGGGCGTGTTCGCCGACCTGACCGCCGACGGGACCGACGCGGAACTGGTCGGCATCGTGGCGCGAGTCGTGACCAACCGCCTCGTGTCGGGGCTGAAACTCGCCGACGAGTCCGGTGCGTCCGGCGGGTCCAGTGCGTCCGATACGTCCGGCGCACCCGCCGAATCCGGAACCGACGGGGCCTGA